A part of Thermocrinis albus DSM 14484 genomic DNA contains:
- a CDS encoding glycosyltransferase family 9 protein, which translates to MKVVLWQTAYLGDVVLTTPLLRSLLRHKLEVTFVGRPFCVPLLEGYNVNIIPFDKGLRSSFSMLEVLEGHHVAITPHRSMRTALILFFSRIPVRVGFDKSELPFLYTHLVKHSWHMHEVERNLTLLKPIGIVPKEEDRLPLLFVREEEVQRVRKLYRLPQRYVVLSPFSQFPLKEWDLQNWVKLAKSLDIPVVITGAEKDRARASVFDRVGINLVGKTGLREFMAVLKGAELVISCDSSAVHVANALGVPAITVYTSTSPAYGFYPLIGTYVTPQLSCSPCSPNPKRCKTGSYACLKDVSWDKVLYLSYSLMTEKHRPNSIMEPSRLDTP; encoded by the coding sequence ATGAAGGTAGTCCTGTGGCAGACAGCCTACCTGGGGGACGTGGTACTCACCACCCCCCTCCTTCGCTCTCTTTTAAGACATAAGTTGGAAGTAACTTTTGTGGGTAGACCCTTTTGTGTCCCCCTTCTGGAGGGTTATAACGTAAATATCATCCCCTTTGACAAAGGTCTCAGATCCTCCTTCTCTATGCTGGAAGTTCTGGAAGGTCATCATGTAGCCATAACGCCTCACAGATCCATGAGGACGGCTCTCATCCTCTTCTTTTCTCGTATACCGGTTCGCGTAGGTTTCGACAAGTCTGAACTGCCCTTCCTTTACACCCACCTGGTAAAACACTCGTGGCACATGCACGAAGTAGAGAGAAATCTTACACTTCTAAAACCCATAGGAATAGTACCTAAGGAGGAGGACAGACTTCCCCTCCTCTTTGTGAGGGAGGAAGAAGTACAAAGGGTAAGAAAACTTTACCGGCTACCTCAGCGGTACGTGGTTTTATCTCCCTTTTCCCAGTTTCCCTTAAAGGAGTGGGACCTGCAAAACTGGGTAAAACTGGCAAAGAGTTTGGATATTCCTGTAGTGATCACAGGAGCAGAGAAGGACAGAGCCAGGGCCTCTGTTTTTGACAGGGTGGGGATAAACCTGGTGGGCAAAACGGGTCTGCGAGAGTTCATGGCTGTTCTGAAGGGCGCAGAGCTGGTCATATCCTGCGACTCTTCCGCTGTTCATGTGGCCAATGCTTTAGGTGTTCCTGCCATCACCGTATATACATCCACATCTCCAGCTTACGGTTTTTATCCTTTGATAGGCACCTATGTCACACCCCAACTGAGCTGTTCTCCATGCTCACCTAACCCAAAGAGGTGTAAGACAGGTAGTTACGCGTGTTTAAAGGACGTAAGTTGGGATAAAGTCCTGTATCTTTCGTACTCTCTTATGACGGAAAAGCACAGGCCTAACAGTATCATGGAACCCAGTAGGTTGGACACACCGTAA
- a CDS encoding FtsW/RodA/SpoVE family cell cycle protein: MDRYILTAVLLLFCMGYSVVLSVNLIPFLPENYSKFSIYKRPLLQLASFLVGLALARWLSFQNYRVLLRKEWLYSLVGVSTLSLIAVLVKKWATGKAVERWLIGGSLQPLELVKVSLILFVSGYIAIKGSLRKNSYMIWVASIVLLQAFLVSLQPDKGGAVFLLVLALTIMYVGGIPFQVYIPFSVVSAVFVLFLLNAGYVSERINAWKDPFVDAEDTGYQILQSLYAFARGGLWGVGIGRGLQGRGSLPEADTDYALSVIGEEWGFVGVTLVTSLYALLVFRLLYLSLKVNEPFGRLILLGAGVNFALSFLWNGGMAMNLLPPKGIALPFVSYGVSNLLGSMILLGLCFSVIREYERYRTLSQLTSFKHA; the protein is encoded by the coding sequence ATCTTATTCCCTTCCTTCCGGAGAACTACTCTAAGTTTTCCATCTACAAGCGGCCTCTACTGCAACTAGCTTCTTTTCTGGTTGGGCTTGCACTGGCTCGCTGGCTGAGTTTTCAAAATTACAGAGTTCTCTTGAGGAAGGAATGGCTTTACAGCCTCGTAGGTGTCTCCACCCTTTCCCTAATAGCTGTACTGGTGAAAAAATGGGCAACGGGTAAAGCAGTGGAGAGGTGGCTGATAGGTGGTAGTCTACAACCCCTTGAGTTGGTGAAGGTGTCTCTCATTCTCTTTGTGTCAGGCTACATAGCCATAAAGGGCTCTTTAAGAAAGAACTCTTACATGATCTGGGTAGCTTCCATAGTTCTGCTTCAGGCTTTTCTGGTATCTTTACAACCCGATAAAGGTGGTGCCGTTTTTCTTTTGGTGTTGGCTCTCACCATCATGTACGTAGGGGGTATACCTTTCCAGGTGTACATTCCCTTCTCTGTAGTATCTGCGGTCTTTGTGCTCTTTTTGTTAAACGCCGGGTATGTTTCGGAGAGAATCAATGCCTGGAAGGATCCCTTCGTAGATGCTGAGGATACAGGTTATCAGATCCTACAGTCTCTGTATGCTTTCGCCAGAGGAGGTCTGTGGGGTGTGGGCATAGGTAGAGGTCTTCAGGGGAGGGGAAGCCTTCCAGAGGCAGACACCGACTATGCTCTTTCTGTTATAGGCGAAGAGTGGGGGTTTGTGGGTGTTACGTTGGTAACTTCTCTCTACGCTCTTTTAGTCTTTAGGCTCCTTTACCTCTCCCTAAAGGTCAATGAACCCTTCGGTAGGCTTATCCTTTTAGGTGCCGGTGTTAACTTCGCCCTGTCCTTCCTTTGGAACGGTGGGATGGCTATGAATCTTTTACCTCCCAAAGGTATAGCCCTACCTTTTGTCAGTTACGGTGTGTCCAACCTACTGGGTTCCATGATACTGTTAGGCCTGTGCTTTTCCGTCATAAGAGAGTACGAAAGATACAGGACTTTATCCCAACTTACGTCCTTTAAACACGCGTAA
- a CDS encoding DUF4878 domain-containing protein: MKKVLLAAGLVLLAILVIRSCSGSPEKEAKGTVAEFVDLVKDGEGKDAVKLLYPPFRDALVQEVKLPVQLTEMKPSELLACALSSMGENIKKVKVVETRPIDDKHVEVLVRITDRQDIDKLFSFIVIKDEKGWKIASISPVK, from the coding sequence ATGAAAAAGGTACTGCTGGCTGCTGGCCTCGTTTTGTTGGCCATATTGGTTATAAGATCCTGCTCAGGCAGTCCTGAGAAGGAGGCGAAAGGTACTGTGGCTGAGTTTGTGGATCTCGTGAAGGATGGGGAAGGTAAAGATGCTGTAAAACTTCTGTATCCACCCTTCAGAGATGCCCTCGTGCAGGAGGTTAAACTGCCGGTACAGCTCACCGAGATGAAACCGTCAGAACTTCTGGCCTGTGCCCTTTCCTCCATGGGAGAGAACATCAAAAAAGTCAAGGTGGTGGAAACCAGACCCATAGACGACAAACATGTGGAGGTGCTTGTAAGAATAACTGACAGACAGGACATAGACAAACTCTTCTCCTTCATCGTTATAAAGGATGAGAAAGGTTGGAAAATAGCCAGCATATCTCCCGTTAAATGA